CCGCGCGCCTGCATCCGGCGTCTCGAGGCCGGCCAGGAGGCGCAGCAGCGTGGTCTTGCCGGAGCCGTTCGGTCCCACGAGGCCGACGCGGTCACCTTCGACCAGCGTCAGCGAGAGATCCTCGAAAAGCGGCGCGGCCCCGTAGGCCTTGGCCACGCCCTGCACGGAGAGCAGCGTCGCCGGGGTCACGCGCGCCGCCGAGGGGACGCAGGGGAGGCGGGGGCGGTGAGGAGCGCGTCCTTCTGCGGCCGCCGCAGGCCCTTGAGCCGCGCCTCCTCGCGCAGCGCCGCGGACCAGGTGCGCACGCGGCGCGACCAAACGAGTCTCACCGGAAGACGAGACCGGGTGTAGCGCGAGGCGCGACCCGCCGCGTGCTGGGCGAGGCGGCGGTCGAGGTCCTTGGCCGAGCCCGCGTAGAGCGAGCCGTCACCGCAGTGGAGGAGATAGACCCAGGGCACCGCGCGGCCGGCTCAGGCCGGCGGCTTCCAGCTCTTGAAGCGCTCGCGAAGCACCTTCTTGTCGAACTTGCCCACGCTGGTCTTGGGCACCGCCTCGATGAACGCGACGTCGTCGGGCAGCCACCACTTCGCCACCCGCGGCGCGAGGTAGTCGAGGATCTCCTCCTTGGTGAGCCGTCCCTTCCACTCGGGCTTGGCGACCACGCAGGCCAGCGGGCGCTCCACCCACTTTTCGTGCGGGACGGAGATGACGGCGGCCTCGAGCACCTTGGGATGCCCCATGATGGTGCTCTCCATGTCCACGCTCGAGATCCACTCGCCGCCGGACTTGATGAGGTCCTTGGTGCGATCCGTGATCTGCACGTACCCGTCGGGGTCGATCGACGCCACGTCGCCGGTGCGGAACCAGCCGTCGTCGGTGAACTGGGCGGCGCCGGCCGGATTGTTGTAGTAGCCGCTGGTCACCCACGGCCCGCGCACCTGGATCTCGCCCACCGCCTTCCCGTCCCAGGGCTGGACGTGCCCCGCGTCGTCCACGATGCGCATGTCCACGCCCGCGACCACCGAGCCCTGCTTGGCGCGAATGGCGTAGCGCTCGTCGTCCGGCAGGCCGTCGGTGTAGGAGCGGGGGCGGCACACCGTTCCGAGCGGGCTCATCTCGGTCATACCCCAGGCGTGGAGCATGTACGCGCCGTACTTCTTGTCGAAGTCCTCGATCAGCGTTCGCGGCGCCGCCGAGCCGCCGATGGGGATGCAGCGGATCGACGAGATGTCCCAGTGCGGCTCCTTCTCGAGAATGGCCTGGATGGCGATCCACACCGTGGGCACCGCGCCCACCAGCGTGACCTTCTCCGCGTGGACGATCTCGATGATGTCGCGCGGCTGCGGGTTGGGGCCGCCGAAGATCTGGGTGGAGCCGTTCATCACGCCGGCGAACGGCACGCACCACGCATTGGCGTGGAACATGGGCACGATGTGCAGGATCACGTCGCGCTCGCAGATGCCCAGCACGTCCACCGTGGACGACGCGAAGCAGTGGAGGAAGATCCCGCGGTGCGTGTAGAGCACGCCCTTGGGATGGCCGGTGGTGCCGGAGGTATAGCACATGCCCGCGGCGTCGGTCTCCTCGAGCTTGGGCCACGACTCGACGGGCGGGGCGTCCGCGAGCAGCGCCTCGTAGTCGAACGTGCCCGTGGGGATCTCCGCCGTCGGCGAGTCCTTCATCACGATGAAGTGCTTCACCGACTTGAGGTCGTTCTTGATCGGCTCCAGGAGGGGCCAGAGGCTCGCGTCCACGATGAGGACCCGGTCCTCGGCATGATTGACGATATAGGTGATGTCCTGCGGCGAGAGGCGGATGTTCACGGTGTGGAGCACCATGCCCATGAGCGGCGCCGCGAAGTACACCTCCATGTGCCGGTGCGAGTTCCACGCGAAGGTGCCGACGCGGTCGCCTCTTTTGAGCCCGAGCCGCTTGAGGGCGGCGGCCAGGCGGCAGACCCGGTCCGCGTAGTCCGCGTAGGTGTAGCGCTGCAGCCCGACCCCCGGCACCCGGGTCGCGAGGGTCTTCCGATGGAAGATCTTCCGCGTCCGCTCGAAGAAGTGCGTGAGCGTCAGCGGGTAATCCATGATGAGGCCCTTCATGTCCAGTGTCCTCCGGGGCGGGCTCCGGCTTTCGCCTTACGGGCGGCATCGTTAGGATAGGTGCCGTGCGTCCCGTCTGTCAAACGCGGTGCCGAGGAGGGTTCCATTCATGCGGGTGAACGTCGCCGAGCTCACGTCGTTCCTCGTCGAGGCCAAGCGCCGCACCTACGCCTCTCGGGGTGACGAGGCCGGGGTGAACCCGCCGCTCGTGCCCGGCTCGCGGCAGCTCGAGTATCGCGATCTCGAGTGGCTCTACCGAGACGTCTACTTCGGTCTGGCTGCTTTCTCGGGCCAGGAGACCGTGTGTCACGAGGACGTGCCGGTCTGGGCGATGGTGTACGCGGGCGCGCTCCTGCCGGACGCGCCCGGCCGCCCCGGGAGGTGTACGCCTTCCTGCGGCGGGCCCTGCTCCTCATCCCGGCCAGCCGGCCCTATCGGGGCCCCGCCGCCTACGAGGAAGGCGAGTTCGTCTACGGCAATCAGTGGGAGGGCGGACCCGAGCGCTTTCGTGGTGTCGAGCGCATCGGGCTGGCGGGCCGGCCCGTGTACGAGCTCGTCTACGCGGGCGGCCTCCTCCGCTGACCGATGGATCGCGTTTACCCCGGGGGCCGATTCGGGTATGGTGAGGCGGCATGAACTCCCGCTGGGATGACGCGACCGCGGCCACGCTCGGGGGCCTCGATCTCCTCGTCTACGCGTCCCGGCTGATCGGCGCCGAGACCTCGCTCGTCGTGTGGGGCGGGGGCAACACGTCCATCAAGCAGACCGAGCGCGACCATCGCGGCCGTGAGTGCCGCGTGCTCCGCGTGAAGGGCTCGGGCTCCGA
The Candidatus Methylomirabilota bacterium genome window above contains:
- a CDS encoding GIY-YIG nuclease family protein translates to MPWVYLLHCGDGSLYAGSAKDLDRRLAQHAAGRASRYTRSRLPVRLVWSRRVRTWSAALREEARLKGLRRPQKDALLTAPASPASPRRRA
- a CDS encoding long-chain fatty acid--CoA ligase, producing MKGLIMDYPLTLTHFFERTRKIFHRKTLATRVPGVGLQRYTYADYADRVCRLAAALKRLGLKRGDRVGTFAWNSHRHMEVYFAAPLMGMVLHTVNIRLSPQDITYIVNHAEDRVLIVDASLWPLLEPIKNDLKSVKHFIVMKDSPTAEIPTGTFDYEALLADAPPVESWPKLEETDAAGMCYTSGTTGHPKGVLYTHRGIFLHCFASSTVDVLGICERDVILHIVPMFHANAWCVPFAGVMNGSTQIFGGPNPQPRDIIEIVHAEKVTLVGAVPTVWIAIQAILEKEPHWDISSIRCIPIGGSAAPRTLIEDFDKKYGAYMLHAWGMTEMSPLGTVCRPRSYTDGLPDDERYAIRAKQGSVVAGVDMRIVDDAGHVQPWDGKAVGEIQVRGPWVTSGYYNNPAGAAQFTDDGWFRTGDVASIDPDGYVQITDRTKDLIKSGGEWISSVDMESTIMGHPKVLEAAVISVPHEKWVERPLACVVAKPEWKGRLTKEEILDYLAPRVAKWWLPDDVAFIEAVPKTSVGKFDKKVLRERFKSWKPPA
- a CDS encoding DUF5680 domain-containing protein, which codes for MYAFLRRALLLIPASRPYRGPAAYEEGEFVYGNQWEGGPERFRGVERIGLAGRPVYELVYAGGLLR